A genomic segment from Bacillus mesophilus encodes:
- the proC gene encoding pyrroline-5-carboxylate reductase, producing MDKRIGFIGCGKMGQAMITGMLQSSLVRPEQIIGSARSDETLLTVEQKYNINVTLSNQEVASSSDFLFIAVKPHLYKDVLQEVKDYVNKETIIITIAAGIDISFIEEQFDTEVKVVRSMPNTPSLVGEGMSVLSVNHLITEEEKQQVMTLFNSFGKSEIMDEALMDAIPAISGSSPAYVYMFIEALADGGVMQGVPRKTAYKLAAQAVLGAAKMVLDTEKHPGELKDEVCTPGGVTIEAVATLEKHHFRGAILTAMENCTNKSRGLGKK from the coding sequence ATGGATAAACGAATTGGATTTATAGGATGTGGCAAGATGGGGCAGGCCATGATTACAGGTATGCTTCAATCCTCGTTAGTAAGACCAGAGCAAATCATTGGAAGTGCACGCTCTGATGAAACATTGCTAACCGTCGAACAAAAATACAACATTAATGTGACACTTTCAAATCAGGAAGTGGCAAGCTCTTCTGACTTTCTTTTTATAGCAGTGAAGCCTCATCTATATAAAGATGTTTTACAAGAAGTGAAGGATTATGTGAACAAAGAAACCATTATCATAACGATTGCTGCTGGAATTGACATTTCCTTTATTGAAGAGCAATTTGATACTGAAGTGAAGGTAGTTCGATCAATGCCAAACACTCCTTCTCTTGTAGGTGAAGGGATGAGTGTTCTTTCTGTTAATCATCTCATCACAGAGGAAGAGAAACAACAGGTGATGACTCTATTCAATAGCTTTGGAAAAAGCGAGATTATGGATGAAGCATTAATGGATGCCATTCCAGCAATAAGTGGTTCCTCTCCTGCCTATGTCTACATGTTTATTGAAGCACTTGCAGATGGTGGCGTTATGCAAGGAGTACCAAGGAAGACAGCCTATAAGCTAGCTGCTCAAGCTGTTTTAGGTGCTGCTAAGATGGTATTAGATACAGAGAAGCATCCAGGTGAGTTAAAGGATGAGGTCTGTACACCAGGCGGAGTAACCATTGAAGCGGTAGCAACATTAGAAAAACACCATTTCCGTGGAGCTATTCTCACAGCGATGGAGAATTGTACGAATAAATCAAGGGGATTGGGAAAGAAGTAA
- the speD gene encoding adenosylmethionine decarboxylase translates to MTLTPEQRIELHGFNNLTKSLSFNMYDICYTKTKEEREAYINYIDEQYNADRLTHILSTVTDMIGAHILNVAKQDYVPQGSSVTILVSEGPVDEAPKDAFEESPGPLGNAVVANLDKSHITVHTYPEYHPADGISTFRADIDVSTCGEISPLKALNYLIHSFETDVMVIDYRVRGFTRDVNGHKLFIDHDINSIQNYIPDEVQEMYHMIDVNVYQENIFHTKCRLRQFDLDNYLFGHRKDSLTKDEEQEITKKLKTEMEEIFYGKNIIH, encoded by the coding sequence ATGACACTTACTCCAGAGCAACGAATAGAGCTACATGGCTTTAATAACCTAACAAAATCTTTAAGCTTTAATATGTATGATATTTGCTATACCAAAACGAAAGAAGAACGAGAAGCTTATATAAACTATATAGATGAACAATATAACGCGGACCGATTGACTCATATTTTATCAACTGTTACCGATATGATTGGTGCTCACATCTTAAACGTAGCAAAACAGGATTATGTTCCCCAAGGATCAAGCGTTACCATCCTAGTATCAGAAGGCCCAGTTGATGAAGCACCAAAGGATGCTTTTGAAGAATCACCTGGTCCGCTTGGGAATGCAGTTGTCGCTAACTTAGATAAAAGTCATATTACGGTGCATACCTATCCGGAATATCACCCTGCAGATGGTATTAGTACTTTCCGTGCTGATATAGATGTTTCAACGTGTGGGGAAATTTCACCGCTTAAAGCATTAAATTACTTAATACATTCCTTTGAAACAGATGTGATGGTCATTGACTATCGTGTTAGAGGATTTACGAGGGATGTAAACGGACATAAGCTATTCATTGATCATGATATAAATTCCATTCAAAATTATATTCCTGATGAAGTACAAGAGATGTATCACATGATTGATGTGAATGTGTATCAAGAAAATATCTTCCATACAAAATGTAGGCTTCGTCAATTTGACCTAGATAACTATCTATTTGGTCATCGTAAGGATTCGTTAACAAAGGATGAAGAGCAAGAAATTACGAAGAAACTTAAAACAGAGATGGAAGAGATTTTTTACGGTAAAAATATTATTCATTAA
- a CDS encoding CAP domain-containing protein translates to MIRKKITLLLISILLIALVACNNMNQDAATNRGQQDGQTTQLNARNTADNYVNNVNHRFTNEADDRNFTNYQDDETNANRINDRENVANNNRIVTRADLDEDQPFMTRDAERRDENRFNQQANNEDFDFGENVDNNVFIEHDLENPGSNISADTTTISSNKYPHTKAILIQEAKYKHVKTDGQNVNLQGLKEQGQNKLKDLAAQYGARQHQQGTKQGAQGQKANQQQTANQGQMNTQMQAQEQNATQQQTVQKQAQEQNQQQQAAPKAQEMPKGQAAAPAPKQDTTTQNQAAAPAPKQDTAQAKPEQKAAAGNTAMHEFESKVIELTNAERRKNGLKDLAGDNAISNVAREKSTDMQKNNYFSHTSPTYGSPFDMMRDFGITYNTAGENIAQGQRTPEEVVQAWMNSEGHRKNILSDKFTHIGVGYDQNGHHWTQMFVGR, encoded by the coding sequence ATGATAAGAAAAAAAATAACATTGTTACTTATTTCCATTCTTTTGATTGCGCTAGTTGCATGTAATAATATGAATCAAGATGCAGCTACCAATAGAGGTCAACAAGATGGACAAACTACACAACTAAATGCCCGAAATACTGCTGATAACTATGTTAATAATGTGAACCACAGATTTACGAATGAAGCCGATGACCGAAATTTCACGAATTATCAAGATGATGAAACTAATGCTAACAGAATAAACGATAGAGAAAACGTAGCGAATAATAACAGAATAGTTACTAGAGCTGACCTAGATGAGGATCAACCATTCATGACTAGAGATGCAGAACGTCGTGACGAAAATCGTTTCAATCAACAAGCAAACAATGAAGATTTTGATTTTGGGGAAAATGTAGATAATAATGTATTTATTGAACATGACCTTGAAAACCCTGGAAGTAACATTTCGGCAGATACGACAACGATTTCAAGTAATAAGTACCCTCACACGAAAGCGATACTTATTCAAGAAGCAAAGTATAAGCATGTTAAAACTGATGGTCAAAATGTGAACCTTCAAGGCTTAAAAGAACAGGGTCAAAATAAATTAAAAGATCTAGCTGCACAATATGGTGCTCGTCAACATCAACAAGGTACAAAGCAAGGTGCACAAGGACAAAAAGCTAATCAACAGCAAACAGCAAATCAAGGTCAAATGAATACGCAAATGCAAGCTCAGGAGCAAAATGCTACTCAACAGCAAACAGTGCAAAAGCAAGCTCAAGAACAAAATCAACAGCAGCAAGCTGCTCCAAAAGCTCAAGAAATGCCTAAAGGTCAAGCAGCTGCTCCTGCTCCAAAGCAAGATACAACAACTCAAAATCAAGCAGCTGCTCCTGCTCCTAAGCAAGACACTGCTCAAGCTAAACCTGAGCAAAAGGCCGCAGCAGGTAACACGGCAATGCATGAGTTTGAATCAAAGGTAATCGAATTAACAAATGCTGAAAGAAGAAAGAATGGTTTAAAAGATCTTGCTGGAGATAACGCGATCAGTAATGTAGCTAGAGAGAAATCTACAGATATGCAGAAAAACAACTACTTTTCACATACTAGCCCGACTTATGGATCACCTTTCGATATGATGAGGGACTTTGGAATTACCTATAATACGGCTGGGGAAAACATTGCTCAAGGCCAACGTACTCCTGAAGAAGTTGTCCAAGCGTGGATGAACAGTGAAGGTCACCGTAAGAATATCTTAAGCGATAAGTTTACTCATATTGGTGTTGGCTATGACCAAAATGGACATCACTGGACACAAATGTTTGTAGGAAGATAA